The Pontibacillus halophilus JSM 076056 = DSM 19796 genome has a segment encoding these proteins:
- the uvsE gene encoding UV DNA damage repair endonuclease UvsE, which yields MTLYRFGYVAMSNELSNASPNQTMTYAQFSKLEDREAAIHKLERIAKSNLHNCLRLLRHNRANEVDFFRLSSRLVPLATHEELKGWNYIQPIKEELLELGSYAQEHGMRIDFHPDHFVVLNTKEEKKFKASLTVLQYHYRLLKGMGIDPTHRCVLHLGGMKESKEASLEQFISNWAHVPRGLQQMIMLENDDKLYNVEDLLYVCEKVNIPLVFDLHHHKANEGSIAWTENWNRIVNTWSHSPLPIKIHLSSPKSQEEYRSHADFVDLSMVDEFTKHTAGTADVIHCMLEAKQKDNALFKLCDELATHEDYEQQSRANFIRLPSHHSTS from the coding sequence ATGACGCTGTATCGATTTGGTTACGTAGCAATGAGCAATGAATTATCCAATGCATCCCCGAATCAAACGATGACTTATGCACAGTTTAGCAAATTGGAAGATCGAGAAGCCGCCATACATAAGCTAGAACGCATTGCCAAGTCCAACCTTCATAATTGCTTGCGCCTACTGCGCCATAATCGTGCGAATGAAGTTGATTTCTTCCGATTATCTTCCCGGTTAGTCCCATTAGCCACCCATGAAGAGCTAAAGGGGTGGAATTACATCCAGCCAATCAAAGAAGAACTATTGGAGTTGGGTTCGTACGCTCAAGAACATGGAATGAGAATAGACTTCCATCCTGATCACTTTGTTGTCTTGAATACGAAGGAAGAGAAGAAGTTCAAGGCAAGCCTCACCGTGCTTCAGTACCATTATCGCTTATTAAAGGGGATGGGGATTGACCCAACCCATCGTTGTGTTCTTCACTTAGGCGGGATGAAAGAGAGCAAAGAAGCTTCGTTAGAGCAATTTATCTCTAATTGGGCTCATGTTCCAAGAGGCTTACAGCAAATGATTATGCTTGAGAATGATGATAAGCTATACAACGTGGAAGATCTTCTATATGTGTGTGAGAAGGTTAACATCCCCCTTGTGTTCGACCTTCATCATCACAAGGCAAATGAGGGTTCCATAGCTTGGACAGAGAATTGGAACCGCATTGTAAATACATGGTCACACTCGCCGTTACCAATTAAAATTCACCTATCTAGTCCTAAGAGCCAGGAAGAATATAGGAGCCATGCAGATTTCGTAGATCTAAGCATGGTAGACGAATTCACCAAACATACAGCAGGTACAGCGGACGTCATACATTGCATGTTGGAGGCCAAACAAAAAGACAACGCCTTATTCAAACTTTGCGATGAGTTAGCGACCCATGAGGATTACGAACAACAGTCAAGAGCAAACTTCATAAGATTGCCGTCACATCACAGCACCTCCTGA
- a CDS encoding YfhD family protein — MTRGQSRNKGKDKRNLSQTPDVEILEEGIDVEYETEFADDADLKAQERAKAADERAHRK; from the coding sequence ATGACTAGAGGACAAAGTCGTAACAAAGGCAAAGACAAGCGTAACCTTTCACAGACACCCGATGTGGAAATTCTGGAAGAGGGTATTGATGTAGAGTATGAGACGGAATTTGCTGACGATGCAGACTTGAAAGCTCAAGAACGAGCAAAGGCTGCAGACGAACGCGCCCATCGCAAATAA
- a CDS encoding type 1 glutamine amidotransferase domain-containing protein has translation MKLQGKKVLQFVSDDFEDLELWYPVMRLREEGAEVHIVGEKANETYVGKYGVPVTSDYALADVQSKDYDALLVPGGWSPDKLRRYDDVLTIVKEMDAAEKPIGQVCHAGWVLISANILKGRTVTSTPGIKDDMMNAGATWVDEAVVTDGHLVSSRRPPDLPDYMRAFIAKFE, from the coding sequence ATGAAACTACAAGGTAAGAAAGTTCTACAATTTGTCAGTGATGACTTTGAAGATCTTGAACTATGGTACCCAGTTATGCGCCTTCGTGAAGAAGGAGCGGAAGTACATATCGTGGGTGAAAAGGCGAATGAAACGTATGTTGGTAAGTACGGTGTTCCAGTTACTTCCGACTACGCACTAGCTGATGTACAATCTAAAGATTACGATGCACTTCTCGTACCTGGAGGGTGGTCACCAGATAAATTGCGTCGTTATGATGACGTGCTGACGATTGTGAAAGAGATGGATGCTGCTGAGAAGCCAATTGGACAAGTGTGCCATGCAGGATGGGTACTCATCTCAGCGAATATCCTGAAGGGACGTACGGTCACAAGTACGCCTGGTATTAAAGATGATATGATGAATGCTGGTGCAACTTGGGTAGATGAAGCCGTTGTTACCGACGGTCACCTTGTGTCGAGTCGCCGTCCACCTGATCTACCAGACTATATGCGTGCCTTTATCGCCAAATTCGAATAA
- a CDS encoding LysM peptidoglycan-binding and 3D domain-containing protein, with translation MKKVLVSLAAVAGLSMATGVTSASAEEVVVHKGDTLWGISKEYGLTVSELKQLNHLNSDLIYPKQTLTVSAENKETQVSHAAESTSNNHTVKSGDTLWGISKNYGTSVGNLKAWNGLTSDLIYPGQLLSVSGKSSTPSVAASTTQQSVSKTSASTSTSTKTTTTTSPSNNQQSAQQTITVSSTAYTAYCNGCSGITATGINLKSNPNQKVIAVDPSVIPLGSKVYVEGYGEAIAGDTGGAIKGNKIDVFIPNRSDALNWGRKTVQVTIYK, from the coding sequence ATGAAAAAAGTTCTTGTTTCTTTAGCGGCGGTCGCAGGGTTGTCAATGGCTACTGGAGTGACGTCAGCATCTGCAGAGGAAGTTGTCGTACATAAGGGAGATACGCTATGGGGGATATCCAAAGAATATGGTTTAACCGTTTCTGAATTAAAACAACTCAATCATCTAAACTCAGATCTTATATATCCTAAACAAACACTTACCGTTTCAGCTGAGAATAAAGAAACACAAGTATCGCATGCAGCAGAGAGCACCTCAAATAACCATACCGTGAAATCAGGAGATACGTTATGGGGAATTAGTAAGAACTATGGAACAAGCGTTGGCAACTTGAAGGCTTGGAACGGTCTGACATCTGACCTTATTTATCCTGGCCAGCTTCTTTCGGTATCAGGTAAGAGCTCAACACCGAGTGTAGCTGCATCTACAACTCAACAAAGCGTATCAAAAACGTCGGCTTCAACTTCAACTTCAACGAAGACTACTACAACAACAAGCCCATCAAATAACCAGCAGTCAGCCCAACAAACCATTACAGTTAGTTCAACTGCTTATACTGCATACTGTAACGGGTGCTCTGGTATTACAGCGACAGGGATTAACCTGAAATCAAATCCAAACCAAAAAGTTATTGCGGTAGATCCTTCCGTCATTCCACTTGGTTCTAAAGTTTACGTGGAAGGGTACGGGGAAGCGATTGCTGGTGATACAGGCGGTGCAATTAAAGGTAACAAAATTGACGTCTTTATCCCAAATCGTTCAGATGCCTTGAACTGGGGGCGCAAGACTGTTCAAGTAACGATTTATAAATAA